One stretch of Schlesneria sp. DSM 10557 DNA includes these proteins:
- a CDS encoding HU family DNA-binding protein, which yields MTKKEIVKEISEALGMTQLKTKEIVQKTFDAIVKTLVADGRIELRNFGVFEVKKRAARKARNPRTGDKVFVPEKFVVTFKPGKEMEEKVRQLEMEAAAKAAIESADHHQLNGAPEPVTIAPELPTSLPE from the coding sequence ATGACCAAGAAAGAAATTGTCAAAGAGATCTCAGAAGCCCTGGGGATGACTCAGCTCAAGACGAAAGAGATCGTCCAGAAAACGTTCGATGCGATCGTCAAGACGCTCGTCGCAGACGGGCGAATTGAGCTGCGGAACTTCGGAGTTTTTGAAGTCAAAAAGCGTGCGGCCCGGAAGGCACGGAATCCACGAACTGGCGATAAGGTCTTCGTACCTGAGAAGTTCGTGGTGACGTTCAAGCCAGGCAAAGAGATGGAGGAAAAAGTCCGTCAATTGGAGATGGAGGCTGCGGCCAAAGCGGCCATTGAATCAGCCGACCATCACCAGCTCAACGGAGCGCCCGAACCAGTCACGATCGCCCCGGAACTCCCCACCAGCCTCCCTGAATGA
- a CDS encoding dihydroorotate dehydrogenase codes for MPRLDVQLNRIHLKNPILVASGTFGYAREMVAYADFSQLGGVIPKTVTPLPRPGNPPPRTVETTSGLLNSIGLDNDGLDVFIAKHLSALLELGTAVIANIAGKNTSEFVEMARKLNQFPKLAALELNISCPNVSGGVDYGTNPAMTAEVVSAVRNACDLPIIAKLTPNVTNVVEIAAAASEAGADALSLVNTFQGFAVNWRTRRPILGNGIGGLSGPAIKPLALRVVWQVAQAVKTPIIGIGGIQSIDDVMDFLVCGASAVQVGTANFYNPTLASNLVSDLESILEQEGCESVSDIVGTVLPSKVVQMASRVSCGVAKAT; via the coding sequence GTGCCGCGCCTCGACGTCCAACTCAATCGAATTCACCTGAAGAATCCTATCCTCGTGGCGTCCGGGACGTTTGGGTACGCACGCGAGATGGTGGCGTATGCTGACTTCTCCCAATTGGGAGGAGTCATTCCTAAAACCGTGACCCCCTTGCCCCGTCCCGGTAACCCGCCGCCGAGAACGGTCGAAACGACCTCCGGTTTGTTGAATTCGATTGGCCTGGACAACGATGGGCTGGATGTCTTCATCGCCAAGCACCTGTCTGCGCTGCTGGAGTTGGGGACTGCGGTGATTGCCAATATCGCCGGGAAGAACACGAGCGAATTCGTCGAAATGGCCCGCAAGCTGAATCAGTTCCCCAAGCTGGCGGCGCTCGAACTGAACATCTCCTGCCCCAATGTCTCGGGGGGCGTCGACTATGGGACTAATCCCGCGATGACTGCTGAAGTGGTCTCGGCGGTCCGTAACGCCTGCGATCTTCCCATCATTGCCAAGCTCACCCCTAACGTGACGAATGTCGTCGAGATTGCTGCTGCCGCGAGCGAAGCAGGGGCAGACGCCCTGTCACTCGTGAACACATTCCAGGGGTTCGCCGTCAACTGGCGGACGCGCCGACCGATTCTGGGAAATGGAATTGGCGGACTCAGCGGTCCCGCGATTAAACCTCTCGCATTACGTGTTGTCTGGCAGGTGGCCCAGGCTGTGAAAACGCCGATTATCGGAATTGGCGGTATCCAGTCGATCGATGATGTCATGGACTTTCTTGTCTGTGGTGCGTCTGCCGTCCAGGTGGGAACCGCAAACTTCTATAACCCGACTCTCGCATCGAATCTGGTGAGCGACCTCGAGTCGATTCTGGAACAGGAAGGGTGTGAATCGGTCAGCGACATAGTCGGAACGGTTCTCCCTTCGAAAGTTGTTCAGATGGCTTCACGGGTTTCGTGCGGCGTCGCGAAGGCAACTTGA
- a CDS encoding DUF2089 family protein, whose protein sequence is MSHKKWIDLLDDEDLAFLKRFVLASGSLKELAKAYSISYPTVRLRLDRLIAKIEVFDSQSRMSDFERTLRGLLIDGKIDLSTLKTLLAAHAKENEKGTSHVSTDDVSRGASADLP, encoded by the coding sequence ATGAGTCATAAGAAGTGGATTGATCTGCTCGACGACGAAGATCTCGCTTTTCTGAAGCGTTTCGTGCTGGCGTCCGGCTCGTTGAAAGAGCTGGCGAAAGCGTATTCCATTTCTTATCCCACTGTGCGACTCCGTCTGGACCGTCTGATCGCCAAGATTGAGGTCTTTGACAGCCAGTCAAGGATGAGTGACTTCGAGCGAACATTGCGCGGACTTTTGATCGACGGAAAGATCGATCTCAGCACACTGAAGACCCTACTGGCCGCACACGCGAAAGAAAACGAGAAGGGGACGAGTCATGTGTCTACGGATGATGTTAGTCGCGGTGCTTCTGCTGACTTGCCGTAA